AGGTGCTACTACATTCATCCATGGTTTAGTGGTGTGCACGTCCCAAGTGTATGTGGCGATTGTAGTGCCGTTGTTTTCACTAAATTCCCACGTGCCGGTGCCGTCCAAGTCTCCTTTTGAATCGGCAATGAGGTACTTGCCAATCTGTACCTCTCTAATAGTGAGGACGAAAGAGATGGAATAAGGTAGCCAACTCCTCCAACGGGTCTTCACCTGGCTCCCTACACCGCCCGAGGCAATGTTCTGTGCCGAAAGAATGGAAGCCTCTTCAACCCCTTTCCACCACGTTGGCCACGCTTCTATGTGGATGAGATGAAGCCACACCTCTTCCAGTGGGGCGTCAACATGCCAGGTGGTTACGAAGGTGTAGCGAGGGCTTTTCATGTGCTCAACCATACCATGAAACAGGCTGTTTTGCTTGACGGATCAGGGTAGCTTTTGTATCCATAAGAGACTATGTTTTCACCCACCCACTACCTTGCCTTAGTTCAAAGCAGGGCGTACCGCGCCCTTCGTCAGAAGGTCTCGATAGCCCTAGATTCTTTCAATGTCAGTATGGGTGAATGGACACTCTTGGGTCAGCTTAATGAAACCAAGGGCCTACGGTTATCTGAAGTGGCAAGTACCCTGGGGGTAGAAG
This genomic interval from Verrucomicrobiia bacterium contains the following:
- a CDS encoding polyketide cyclase, giving the protein MKSPRYTFVTTWHVDAPLEEVWLHLIHIEAWPTWWKGVEEASILSAQNIASGGVGSQVKTRWRSWLPYSISFVLTIREVQIGKYLIADSKGDLDGTGTWEFSENNGTTIATYTWDVHTTKPWMNVVAP